One genomic segment of Myripristis murdjan chromosome 20, fMyrMur1.1, whole genome shotgun sequence includes these proteins:
- the pan3 gene encoding PAN2-PAN3 deadenylation complex subunit PAN3 isoform X1 has product MQCSFRTKMHSSLMISGGSSSGAMNSGLPASAAPLGGVGIPNVKVKFCRYYAKDKTCFYGDECQFLHEDPSMVSLSLHGGGGSPVPLSMAGGAVTAAGYSLGGSAAACSGGGGTNVVSKKSETLGPAGTPLEGQLLTIPGMEGGTLSDANLTNSYFSSSFIGVNGFGSPAESKYSMMQRMTTSSSSPSLLNDGAKNFSHSAHDPVSSPTSSLFSDFGALSISQRRKTPNPAASEFIPKGAPRMATMAQSTVQAFPSPLFPHPGLSSSTAAALAPGMSLSAGSSPLHSPKITPHTSPAPRRRSHTPNPANYMVPTSASDQGTHIIQKETVGGTTYFYTDNTPAPMAGMVFPTYHIYPPTAPHVAYMQPKANAPSFFMADELRQELINRHLITMAQIDQSENPGVPSEVDSYHSLFPLEPLPPPNRMQKTSNFSYITSCYKAVNSKDDLPYCLRRIHGFRLVNTKCMMLVDMWKKIQHSNSVTLREVFTTKAFGDHSLVFSYDFHAGAETMFNRHFNDPTADSYFTKRKWGQHEPPPPRQHAGLLPESLIWAYIVQLSSALRTIHTAGLACRVMDPSKILITGKTRLRVNCVGVFDVLTFDNSQTNHLALMPQYQQADLISLGKVVLALACNSLAGIQRENLQKAMELVSINYSSDLKNLILYLLTEQSRLRSVNDIMPMIGARFYTQLDASQMRNDVIEEDLAKEVQNGRLFRLLAKLGTINERPEFQKDPTWSETGDRYLLKLFRDHLFHQVTEAGTPWIDLSHIVSCLNKLDAGVPEKISLVSRDEKSVLVVTYSDLKRCFDSTFQELQAAATGPL; this is encoded by the exons ATGCAATGCTCTTTTCGCACAAAAATGCATTCTAGCCTTATGAT cagcggcggcagcagcagcggtgccATGAACAGTGGACTCCCAGCTTCAGCTGCTCCGCTCGGGGGTGTCGGAATACCTAATGTCAAGGTGAAGTTTTGTCGATATTACGCGAAAGATAAAACCTGCTTCTATGGAGACGAATGTCAGTTCCTGCATGAGGATCCGTCCATGGTGAGCCTGTCACTGCACGGCGGCGGTGGCAGCCCCGTCCCGTTATCCATGGCCGGGGGAGCCGTGACGGCAGCGGGGTATTCCCTCGGCGGCTCGGCGGCGGCCTGCTCAGGCGGCGGGGGAACCAATGTTGTCTCCAAGAAGAGCGAAACCCTGGGGCCTGCAGGCACGCCTCTGGAGGGACAGTTATTAACCA TCCCAGGGATGGAGGGCGGGACCCTGAGCGATGCCAATCTGACCAACTCATACTTCAGCAGCAGCTTTATTGGGGTCAATGGGTTTGGGAGCCCCGCAGAGTCAAAATACTCTATGATGCAG CGAATGACtaccagcagcagctctcccAGTCTCCTCAACGATGGTGCCAAGAACTTCAGCCACAGTGCTCATG ATCCAGTGAGCTCTCCTACATCTTCACTGTTCAGTGATTTTGGTGCTCTTAGCATATCACAAAGGAGAAAG ACTCCTAACCCGGCAGCAAGCGAGTTCATCCCAAAGGGAGCTCCACGCATGGCCACCATGGCCCAGTCCACTGTTCAGGCCTTCCCCTCGCCTCTCTTTCCACATCCCGGActcagcagctccacagcagcTGCCCTGGCCCCTG gcatgtctctctctgctggatcTTCTCCCCTCCACTCGCCGAAAATTACACCTCACACCTCACCTGCCCCTCGCCGACGCAGCCATACCCCTAACCCTGCCAACTACATGGTGCCCACCAGTGCATCTGACCAGGGCACACACATTATCCAGAAAGAGACCGTGGGGGGGACCACCTATTTCTATACTGACAACACCCCTGCACCCATGGCTGGGATG GTGTTTCCTACCTACCATATCTACCCCCCTACTGCACCCCATGTGGCTTACATGCAGCCGAAAGCCAATGCCCCGTCCTTCTTCATGGCTGATGAACTCAGACAG GAGCTGATAAACAGGCATCTGATAACCATGGCCCaaattgaccaatcagagaaCCCAG GTGTACCGTCTGAGGTGGACAGCTACCACAGCCTGTTTCCCCTGgagcccctcccccctccaaaCCGCATGCAGAAGACCAGCAACTTCAgctacatcacttcctgttacAAGGCTGTCAATAGCAAGGATGATCTGCCTTACTGCCTGAGGAGGATACATG GTTTCCGCCTTGTCAACACCAAGTGCATGATGCTAGTGGACATGTGGAAGAAGATTCAGCACTCCAACTCGGTAACACTGAGGGAGGTCTTCACCACCAAGGCCTTTGGAGACCACT CTTTGGTGTTTTCCTACGACTTCCACGCGGGTGCAGAAACCATGTTCAACAGGCACTTCAACGACCCGACAGCAGACTCCTACTTCACCAAGAGGAAGTGGG GACAACATGAACCTCCCCCGCCACGGCAGCACGCTGGTCTGCTTCCCGAATCTCTGATCTGGGCCTACATTGTACAGCTGAGCTCGGCCCTGCGCACAATCCACACCGCTGGCCTGGCCTGCCGCGTCATGGACCCCAGCAAGATCCTCATCACTGGCAagaccag GTTACGGGTGAACTGTGTTGGGGTGTTCGATGTCTTAACGTTTGACAACAGCCAGACCAACCACCTTGCCCTAATGCCACAGTACCAG CAAGCAGATCTAATCTCCCTGGGCAAGGTGGTGCTGGCGTTGGCGTGCAACTCCCTGGCTGGCATTCAAAGGGAGAACCTGCAAAAGGCCATGGAGCTGGTGTCAATCAACTACTCTTCAGACCTCAAGAACCTCATCCT gtatcTGCTGACTGAGCAGTCCCGCCTGCGCAGCGTCAATGACATTATGCCTATGATTGGAGCCAGATTCTACACACAACTGGACGCATCGCAGATGAGGAATGATGTCATTGAGGAGGACCTGGCCAAG GAAGTGCAGAATGGCCGTCTCTTCCGCCTGTTGGCCAAACTGGGCACCATCAACGAGAGGCCAGA GTTTCAGAAGGACCCAACGTGGTCGGAGACGGGTGACCGCTACCTGTTGAAGCTGTTCCGGGATCACCTGTTCCACCAGGTGACAGAAGCCGGGACTCCCTGGATCGACCTCAGCCACATCGTCTCCTGCCTCAACAAA ctggACGCGGGTGTGCCTGAGAAGATCAGTCTGGTGTCTCGGGATGAGAAGAGCGTCCTGGTGGTGACCTACTCAGACCTGAAGCGCTGCTTCGACAGTACCTTCCAGGAGCTGCAGGCTGCTGCCACCGGCCCTCTGTAG
- the pan3 gene encoding PAN2-PAN3 deadenylation complex subunit PAN3 isoform X2, producing MEGGTLSDANLTNSYFSSSFIGVNGFGSPAESKYSMMQRMTTSSSSPSLLNDGAKNFSHSAHDPVSSPTSSLFSDFGALSISQRRKTPNPAASEFIPKGAPRMATMAQSTVQAFPSPLFPHPGLSSSTAAALAPGMSLSAGSSPLHSPKITPHTSPAPRRRSHTPNPANYMVPTSASDQGTHIIQKETVGGTTYFYTDNTPAPMAGMVFPTYHIYPPTAPHVAYMQPKANAPSFFMADELRQELINRHLITMAQIDQSENPGVPSEVDSYHSLFPLEPLPPPNRMQKTSNFSYITSCYKAVNSKDDLPYCLRRIHGFRLVNTKCMMLVDMWKKIQHSNSVTLREVFTTKAFGDHSLVFSYDFHAGAETMFNRHFNDPTADSYFTKRKWGQHEPPPPRQHAGLLPESLIWAYIVQLSSALRTIHTAGLACRVMDPSKILITGKTRLRVNCVGVFDVLTFDNSQTNHLALMPQYQQADLISLGKVVLALACNSLAGIQRENLQKAMELVSINYSSDLKNLILYLLTEQSRLRSVNDIMPMIGARFYTQLDASQMRNDVIEEDLAKEVQNGRLFRLLAKLGTINERPEFQKDPTWSETGDRYLLKLFRDHLFHQVTEAGTPWIDLSHIVSCLNKLDAGVPEKISLVSRDEKSVLVVTYSDLKRCFDSTFQELQAAATGPL from the exons ATGGAGGGCGGGACCCTGAGCGATGCCAATCTGACCAACTCATACTTCAGCAGCAGCTTTATTGGGGTCAATGGGTTTGGGAGCCCCGCAGAGTCAAAATACTCTATGATGCAG CGAATGACtaccagcagcagctctcccAGTCTCCTCAACGATGGTGCCAAGAACTTCAGCCACAGTGCTCATG ATCCAGTGAGCTCTCCTACATCTTCACTGTTCAGTGATTTTGGTGCTCTTAGCATATCACAAAGGAGAAAG ACTCCTAACCCGGCAGCAAGCGAGTTCATCCCAAAGGGAGCTCCACGCATGGCCACCATGGCCCAGTCCACTGTTCAGGCCTTCCCCTCGCCTCTCTTTCCACATCCCGGActcagcagctccacagcagcTGCCCTGGCCCCTG gcatgtctctctctgctggatcTTCTCCCCTCCACTCGCCGAAAATTACACCTCACACCTCACCTGCCCCTCGCCGACGCAGCCATACCCCTAACCCTGCCAACTACATGGTGCCCACCAGTGCATCTGACCAGGGCACACACATTATCCAGAAAGAGACCGTGGGGGGGACCACCTATTTCTATACTGACAACACCCCTGCACCCATGGCTGGGATG GTGTTTCCTACCTACCATATCTACCCCCCTACTGCACCCCATGTGGCTTACATGCAGCCGAAAGCCAATGCCCCGTCCTTCTTCATGGCTGATGAACTCAGACAG GAGCTGATAAACAGGCATCTGATAACCATGGCCCaaattgaccaatcagagaaCCCAG GTGTACCGTCTGAGGTGGACAGCTACCACAGCCTGTTTCCCCTGgagcccctcccccctccaaaCCGCATGCAGAAGACCAGCAACTTCAgctacatcacttcctgttacAAGGCTGTCAATAGCAAGGATGATCTGCCTTACTGCCTGAGGAGGATACATG GTTTCCGCCTTGTCAACACCAAGTGCATGATGCTAGTGGACATGTGGAAGAAGATTCAGCACTCCAACTCGGTAACACTGAGGGAGGTCTTCACCACCAAGGCCTTTGGAGACCACT CTTTGGTGTTTTCCTACGACTTCCACGCGGGTGCAGAAACCATGTTCAACAGGCACTTCAACGACCCGACAGCAGACTCCTACTTCACCAAGAGGAAGTGGG GACAACATGAACCTCCCCCGCCACGGCAGCACGCTGGTCTGCTTCCCGAATCTCTGATCTGGGCCTACATTGTACAGCTGAGCTCGGCCCTGCGCACAATCCACACCGCTGGCCTGGCCTGCCGCGTCATGGACCCCAGCAAGATCCTCATCACTGGCAagaccag GTTACGGGTGAACTGTGTTGGGGTGTTCGATGTCTTAACGTTTGACAACAGCCAGACCAACCACCTTGCCCTAATGCCACAGTACCAG CAAGCAGATCTAATCTCCCTGGGCAAGGTGGTGCTGGCGTTGGCGTGCAACTCCCTGGCTGGCATTCAAAGGGAGAACCTGCAAAAGGCCATGGAGCTGGTGTCAATCAACTACTCTTCAGACCTCAAGAACCTCATCCT gtatcTGCTGACTGAGCAGTCCCGCCTGCGCAGCGTCAATGACATTATGCCTATGATTGGAGCCAGATTCTACACACAACTGGACGCATCGCAGATGAGGAATGATGTCATTGAGGAGGACCTGGCCAAG GAAGTGCAGAATGGCCGTCTCTTCCGCCTGTTGGCCAAACTGGGCACCATCAACGAGAGGCCAGA GTTTCAGAAGGACCCAACGTGGTCGGAGACGGGTGACCGCTACCTGTTGAAGCTGTTCCGGGATCACCTGTTCCACCAGGTGACAGAAGCCGGGACTCCCTGGATCGACCTCAGCCACATCGTCTCCTGCCTCAACAAA ctggACGCGGGTGTGCCTGAGAAGATCAGTCTGGTGTCTCGGGATGAGAAGAGCGTCCTGGTGGTGACCTACTCAGACCTGAAGCGCTGCTTCGACAGTACCTTCCAGGAGCTGCAGGCTGCTGCCACCGGCCCTCTGTAG